The following are encoded together in the Oncorhynchus gorbuscha isolate QuinsamMale2020 ecotype Even-year linkage group LG03, OgorEven_v1.0, whole genome shotgun sequence genome:
- the LOC124030183 gene encoding 60S acidic ribosomal protein P0 has protein sequence MPREDRTTWKSNYFMKIIQLLDDYPKCFIVGADNVGSKQMQAIRLSLRGKAVVLMGKNTMMRKAIRGHLENNPALEKLLPHIKGNVGFVFTKEDLAEIRDMLLANKVPAAARAGAIAPCDVTVPAQNTGLGPEKTSFFQALGITTKISRGTIEILSDVMLIKPGDKVGASEATLLNMLNISPFSFGLLIQQVYDNGSVYSPEVLDITEDALHARFLEGVRNIASVCLEIGYPTLASIPHTIINGYKRVLAVAVETDYSFPLADKVKAYLADPTAFAVAAPVAVAETAAAPAAAKEEAKEESEEGSDDDMGFGLFD, from the exons ATGCCGAGGGAAGACAGGACCACGTGGAAGTCCAACTATTTTATGAAAATCATC CAACTGCTGGATGACTACCCCAAATGCTTCATTGTGGGTGCAGACAATGTGGGCTCGAAGCAGATGCAGGCCATTCGTCTCTCTCTGCGTGGGAAGGCTGTGGTGCTCATGGGTAAAAACACCATGATGCGCAAAGCCATCCGTGGCCACCTGGAGAACAACCCTGCCCTGGAGAA GTTGCTGCCCCACATCAAAGGAAATGTGGGCTTTGTCTTCACCAAGGAGGACCTGGCTGAGATCCGGGACATGTTGCTGGCCAACAAG GTACCAGCTGCTGCACGTGCTGGTGCTATTGCCCCCTGTGATGTGACTGTGCCAGCCCAGAACACTGGGCTTGGTCCTGAGAAGACCTCCTTCTTCCAGGCCCTAGGCATCACCACCAAGATCTCCAGAGGAACCATTGAAATCCTT AGCGATGTGATGCTCATCAAGCCTGGAGACAAGGTGGGAGCCAGTGAGGCCACGCTGCTCAACATGTTGAACATCTCACCCTTTTCCTTCGGTCTGCTCATCCAGCAGGTGTATGATAACGGTAGTGTCTATAGCCCTGAGGTGCTCGACATTACTGAGGATGCTTTGCACGCAAGGTTCCTGGAG GGTGTGAGGAACATCGCCAGTGTGTGTCTGGAGATCGGATACCCGACTCTGGCCTCCATCCCCCACACCATCATCAATGGCTACAAGAGAGTCCTGGCTGTTGCCGTGGAGACTGACTACTCCTTCCCCCTGGCAGACAAG GTGAAGGCTTATCTGGCTGACCCCACTGCCTTTGCGGTTGCTGCTCCTGTGGCTGTGGCCGAGACTGCCGCTGCCCCAGCCGCCGCTAAGGAGGAGGCCAAGGAGGAGTCTGAGGAGGGCTCGGACGACGACATGGGCTTTGGCCTATTCGACTAG
- the LOC124030232 gene encoding golgin subfamily A member 7-like: MHRKVGSQPPYKRHRRKKTSGSVLIEAFSLRKYYLKKLAERKTSTMAEAHNLQDLQHQAAVASKVYVQRDYNSGTICRFQTKFPSELESRVDRQQFEETMQTLNNLYAEAEKIGGKSYLEGCLACMTAYTIFLCMETHYEKVLKKIARFIKEQNEKIYAPLGLLLTDPMERGLRVVEITIFEDRSIGSGR, from the exons ATGCACCGTAAAGTTGGTAGCCAACCACCATATAAACGCCACAGAAGGAAAAAGACGAGTGGCAGCGTACTCATTGAAGCGTTCAGTCTGCGGAAGTACTACCTGAAGAAGCTAGCTGAAAGGAAAACGTCCACTATGGCTGAG GCGCACAACTTGCAGGACCTACAACATCAAGCAGCCGTCGCCTCCAAAGTCTATGTCCAGAGGGACTACAACTCGGGTACAATCTGCAGGTTCCAGACAAAGTTCCCCTCTGAGCTGGAGTCTAGG GTTGACAGGCAACAGTTTGAGGAGACGATGCAGACGCTCAACAACCTCTATGCTGAGGCTGAGAAAATTGGTGGCAAGTCTTACCTGGAGGGCTGCTTGGCCTGCATGACCGCCTACACGATCTTCCTCTGTATGGAGACCCATTATGAGAAA GTATTGAAGAAGATCGCTAGGTTCATCAAGGAGCAGAATGAGAAGATCTACGCTCCTCTGGGACTGCTGCTTACGGACCCAATGGAGAGAGGTCTCAGGGTT GTTGAAATCACCATCTTTGAGGATCGAAGCATTGGCTCCGGAAGATAA
- the r3hcc1 gene encoding R3H and coiled-coil domain-containing protein 1, with protein MGMQSSRMDLQPRPLAQRSGGNAKRPDKAIYVPRAARDRQRDSGSNLHGPPAGVDLDLPSLSFTSSGCTSTSESCSCCSSDTTEGTLSETQANTNQDSVPSNTNSAGQEEDFIRFSAEEPCPHPPAWGQTVSYFMALTLEHQTREAQEEEGHVAEEHVAEEVLTEESLTEESSVGSSNVTSHQHHASHTTPAKDAASDAVDFSQEIKAHLTETDVAIEHAHNDYSCFENVWINQDEFGHVIEIYDFPAIFKTGDLLDAFADYSDEGMKIKWVDNTHALGVFSSQSAALHALSIRHPLLKTCTLSDGSKKAKGKAIRRAEFIQPVKERPRTDSAVARRMVSRALGVQSGGTPSQRF; from the exons ATGGGGATGCAGAGCAGCAGAATGGACCTCCAGCCCAGACCCCTGGCCCAGCGGAGCGGAGGTAATGCAAAACGCCCTGACAAGGCCATCTACGTCCCAAGGGCGGCTAGGGACAGGCAACGGGACAGTGGCAGTAATCTCCACGGACCACCAGCAGGGGTGGACCTCGACCTGCCCAGTCTCAGCTTCACCTCCTCGGGATGCACCTCCACCTCAGAGTCCTGCTCCTGCTGCTCCTCAGACACCACGGAGGGAACGCTGTCAGAAACGCAGGCCAACACCAACCAGGACAGTGTGCCTTCTAATACCAATAGCGCTGGGCAGGAGGAGGACTTCATTCGCTTCTCAGCGGAGGAGCCCTGCCCCCACCCCCCCGCCTGGGGCCAGACTGTGTCCTACTTCATGGCCCTGACCCTGGAGCACCAGACTAGGGAAgcccaggaggaggagggacatgtAGCGGAGGAGCATGTAGCGGAGGAGGTGCTGACGGAGGAGTCGCTGACGGAGGAGTCGTCTGTGGGCAGTAGCAACGTGACCTCCCACCAACACCATGCCTCTCATACAACACCAGCCAAGGATGCTGCTAGCGATGCTGTTGATTTTAGCCAAGAG ATCAAGGCCCACTTGACAGAGACTGACGTGGCCATCGAACACGCCCACAACGACTACTCTTGTTTCGAGAACGTGTGGATCAACCAGGACGAATTTGGCCACGTCATCGAGATCTACGACTTCCCGGCCATATTCAAAACAGGCGACCTGCTGGATGCCTTTGCAGACTACAG CGACGAAGGCATGAAGATTAAGTGGGTGGACAACACTCACGCCCTGGGCGTGTTCTCCAGTCAATCTGCAG CCCTCCATGCACTTTCCATTCGGCACCCTCTCCTGAAGACGTGCACTCTGTCTGACGGGAGCAAGAAGGCCAAAGGGAAAGCCATAAGACGTGCTG AGTTTATCCAGCCGGTGAAggagaggccacggacagactCGGCGGTGGCCCGCAGAATGGTATCCAGAGCCCTGGGAGTGCAGAGCGGTGGAACGCCCTCGCAACGTTTCTGA